From one Caldichromatium japonicum genomic stretch:
- the fdxB gene encoding ferredoxin III, nif-specific, giving the protein MNAVAFTRGGTPWTPTYVEAIDAKVCIGCGRCFKVCPRDVLTLVDRGDDEIDDDWDDEDAKAMMTVKNPMDCIGCGACGRTCPKGCFTFVS; this is encoded by the coding sequence ATGAACGCAGTAGCCTTCACCCGCGGCGGCACGCCCTGGACGCCCACCTATGTCGAAGCCATCGACGCCAAGGTCTGCATCGGTTGCGGCCGCTGTTTCAAAGTCTGCCCGCGCGACGTGCTCACCCTCGTCGACCGCGGCGATGACGAGATCGACGACGATTGGGATGACGAAGATGCCAAGGCGATGATGACCGTTAAGAATCCGATGGACTGCATCGGCTGCGGGGCCTGCGGGCGCACCTGCCCGAAGGGCTGTTTCACTTTCGTCTCCTGA